In one Echinicola marina genomic region, the following are encoded:
- a CDS encoding DUF4136 domain-containing protein, with translation MKKAQWFIILAGLLFTSCFSSKDFVAEYDYDYRGNFKKYKTFAFMEDTGTDSIKHIPIIDKTIISRLNSQGFKHQISQPDILIYYKLFISQVRYRGYVQPEFDNWLSARGLEILKEEERKEELMKKRGIEVLEEDEEEREVGEDYDNIKYYENEGMLIIYVIDYKKNKTIWQGYTAANFDVNSPSINLDLTRATYKVMNQFRLVTNNYTF, from the coding sequence ATGAAAAAAGCTCAATGGTTCATTATCCTAGCTGGCCTGTTATTTACATCATGCTTTTCCTCTAAAGATTTTGTAGCAGAATACGATTACGATTACAGGGGCAATTTTAAGAAGTACAAAACATTTGCCTTTATGGAGGATACTGGAACAGATTCGATAAAGCATATTCCTATTATCGATAAAACCATCATTTCCAGGTTAAATTCCCAAGGATTTAAGCATCAGATTTCACAACCGGATATTTTAATTTATTACAAACTGTTCATTAGCCAAGTCCGATACAGAGGCTATGTACAACCTGAGTTCGACAACTGGTTGTCGGCAAGAGGGCTGGAAATCCTTAAGGAAGAAGAACGAAAAGAGGAATTAATGAAAAAAAGGGGGATAGAGGTCCTTGAAGAAGATGAAGAAGAAAGAGAAGTGGGCGAAGATTATGATAATATCAAATACTATGAGAATGAGGGGATGTTGATCATTTATGTAATCGACTACAAGAAAAACAAAACCATATGGCAGGGATACACAGCAGCAAATTTTGATGTTAATTCACCAAGCATCAATCTTGATCTTACAAGAGCCACCTATAAAGTAATGAACCAATTCCGCTTGGTTACAAATAATTACACCTTTTAG
- a CDS encoding NUDIX hydrolase: MELLKIVKHLEAKLHGPLPGKKGQILMAPQPLDEARFANHDVKNARRGAVMILLYMSKGGCMVPFIKRPEYEGNHSGQVSFPGGKWEEEDIDLKETALRETEEEIGVDKKQITVIGKMSNLYIPPSNFLVTPYIGFSEKTPMFRPDPREVSRIIHSDFSALMDKKNIKETSFELASGFQLRAPYFDIEKEVVWGATAMILGELMAIWQS, from the coding sequence ATGGAATTATTGAAAATAGTTAAACATTTAGAAGCAAAGCTTCATGGACCATTGCCTGGAAAAAAAGGACAAATCCTAATGGCTCCACAGCCTTTGGATGAAGCAAGATTTGCCAACCATGACGTAAAAAATGCGCGGAGAGGAGCCGTAATGATCTTGCTTTATATGAGCAAGGGAGGCTGTATGGTTCCCTTTATCAAAAGACCTGAATATGAAGGCAACCATAGTGGGCAGGTTTCTTTTCCTGGTGGTAAATGGGAAGAAGAAGACATTGACTTAAAGGAAACAGCATTAAGGGAAACCGAGGAAGAAATAGGCGTGGACAAAAAACAGATAACCGTCATCGGGAAAATGTCCAATTTGTATATTCCTCCAAGTAATTTTCTGGTCACACCTTATATTGGTTTCTCGGAAAAGACGCCGATGTTCCGCCCAGACCCAAGAGAGGTCAGTAGGATTATCCACAGTGACTTCTCTGCTTTGATGGACAAAAAGAATATAAAAGAAACTTCTTTTGAACTAGCTTCAGGTTTCCAACTAAGAGCGCCATATTTTGATATAGAAAAAGAAGTAGTTTGGGGTGCTACTGCCATGATTTTGGGAGAACTAATGGCCATTTGGCAATCATAA
- a CDS encoding DUF819 family protein, whose protein sequence is MQESTPLISNDAVVLGLLFGILALVFGTASSKRPFWKKFYRVVPSVLLCYFLPSIFNTLGIISGSESKLYLVASRYLLPTSLVLLTLSIDFKGIIKLGPKALIMFLSGTLGIILGGPIAVLLVSIFDPSVIGGVGPDEVWRGLATVAGSWIGGGANQTAMLKTFGASPELFSSVIAVDVVIANLWLAFLLFWAANPQKIDKIFKADSSAIEELQKNIQAYRGSIMKIPNMGDTFKVLGVGFVITGISHWIADYVAPWIGNNYPQLQKYALDSTFFWIVVIATSGGLILSFTKARNLEGVGASRLGSVLLYVLIATVGMQMDLFAILDNPSLFIVGAVWMLVHISIMLIIAYLIKAPFFFVAVGSQANVGGAASAPIVASAFHPSLAPVGVLLAVFGYAVGTYGAYICGLLLQFVSN, encoded by the coding sequence ATGCAGGAATCTACTCCTTTGATCAGCAATGATGCTGTTGTGCTAGGTCTTCTTTTTGGTATTTTAGCATTGGTTTTTGGGACAGCTAGCAGTAAAAGACCATTCTGGAAAAAGTTTTATAGGGTAGTACCTTCTGTACTTCTTTGTTATTTTCTTCCTTCGATTTTCAATACCTTAGGAATTATTTCAGGAAGTGAATCCAAACTTTACTTGGTCGCGTCCAGGTATTTATTGCCTACTTCATTGGTTCTCTTGACCTTGAGTATAGATTTCAAGGGTATCATAAAACTAGGTCCCAAAGCCTTGATCATGTTTCTTTCCGGAACTTTGGGGATTATTCTGGGTGGCCCTATTGCCGTTTTATTAGTTTCTATTTTTGATCCCTCCGTTATAGGAGGGGTTGGTCCTGATGAGGTTTGGAGAGGTCTGGCTACAGTAGCAGGCAGCTGGATAGGCGGTGGTGCTAACCAAACGGCCATGCTCAAGACCTTCGGTGCTAGCCCTGAACTGTTCAGTTCTGTCATTGCCGTGGACGTAGTGATCGCCAATCTATGGTTGGCATTTTTACTTTTCTGGGCGGCAAATCCCCAAAAAATAGATAAGATATTCAAAGCTGACAGTTCAGCTATCGAAGAGCTACAGAAAAATATACAAGCATATCGGGGCAGTATTATGAAAATCCCCAATATGGGTGATACCTTCAAAGTATTGGGGGTGGGTTTTGTGATTACAGGAATTTCCCATTGGATAGCAGATTATGTGGCGCCTTGGATAGGAAACAATTATCCACAGCTGCAAAAATATGCCCTGGATTCTACTTTCTTTTGGATAGTGGTGATCGCTACTTCAGGGGGACTAATCTTGTCCTTCACCAAGGCACGGAATTTGGAAGGAGTGGGGGCCTCACGTTTGGGCAGTGTTTTATTGTATGTACTGATCGCCACAGTAGGCATGCAAATGGATCTGTTTGCCATTTTGGATAACCCATCTTTGTTTATTGTTGGGGCAGTTTGGATGCTTGTTCATATCAGTATAATGCTAATAATTGCGTATCTTATAAAAGCACCTTTCTTCTTTGTAGCGGTTGGTTCCCAGGCCAACGTAGGGGGAGCAGCTTCAGCACCGATTGTAGCTTCAGCCTTTCATCCATCTTTAGCCCCAGTTGGGGTATTGTTGGCTGTATTTGGCTATGCCGTTGGGACTTATGGTGCGTATATTTGTGGCTTATTATTAC
- the aceK gene encoding bifunctional isocitrate dehydrogenase kinase/phosphatase yields MFRASTKKPLVVDEIINGYIKYINSFNEYTKRAPIYFRERDWDGVQLNQRQRLRLYKDCVNEVVKICKVNYGEYLNDRHYWLAVKHSFSETINERNDKELAESFYNSVIRKSVAKLSIDEELMFVLEGYDSCEIHPQENLFHNYPSTWGVQKIIRKILEDFDFKAPYFQKEKDVQFLVRSIREVILTRYEVDKSTTTQVLKQVFYRNKAAYLIGRTFLGGKWMPFIIPFMHGPNGVFVDTLIFDPNLMSAAFSYTRSYFMVETEIPSQIVAFLNSVITHKKVYELYNAIGFNKHGKTEFYRDFLNHQNTSDDQYTLAPGIKGMVMTVFTLPSYNIVFKMIKDSFDPPKNMTRQEVKDKYRLVSLHDRVGRMADTHEFEYFKLPLDRVHPDLLRELRNTVNSLIEIKDDTLILKHLYTERRLTPLNMYLEDCSLEDAKIVVEEYGNAILQLAKANIFPGDMMTKNFGVTRQKRVIFYDYDEIEFLTQMNFREKPKPRTFEEIYAASPWYEIAKNDVFPEDFRRFMIGRADVKPYFLDFHKDLFDPAHWRNIQKRIENGEFIHAFPYPDYMRFRPHEPV; encoded by the coding sequence ATGTTTAGAGCAAGTACCAAAAAACCACTAGTCGTCGACGAAATCATAAACGGATACATCAAATACATCAATTCATTTAATGAGTATACCAAACGGGCGCCGATTTATTTCAGGGAAAGAGATTGGGATGGTGTTCAACTTAATCAAAGACAAAGGTTAAGACTTTACAAAGACTGTGTGAATGAAGTGGTGAAAATTTGTAAGGTCAATTATGGTGAGTACTTAAATGACCGTCATTATTGGCTAGCTGTCAAACATTCTTTTTCAGAAACGATCAATGAAAGAAATGATAAGGAGTTGGCAGAATCATTTTATAATTCTGTAATCAGAAAGTCAGTTGCCAAGCTGTCCATTGATGAAGAATTAATGTTTGTCTTGGAGGGCTATGACTCCTGCGAAATTCATCCTCAGGAAAATCTCTTTCATAACTATCCGTCCACATGGGGAGTTCAAAAAATCATCCGGAAAATATTGGAAGATTTTGATTTTAAAGCCCCCTACTTTCAGAAGGAAAAGGACGTACAATTCTTGGTCAGAAGTATTAGGGAAGTCATCCTTACCCGCTATGAAGTAGACAAAAGTACCACTACCCAAGTCTTGAAGCAGGTTTTTTACAGAAACAAAGCAGCTTATTTGATCGGAAGAACCTTTTTGGGAGGAAAATGGATGCCTTTTATCATTCCCTTTATGCATGGGCCCAATGGTGTTTTTGTAGACACCTTGATATTTGATCCCAATCTGATGAGTGCGGCATTTAGCTATACACGATCTTATTTTATGGTGGAAACTGAAATTCCTTCCCAGATAGTCGCATTTTTGAATTCAGTCATTACCCATAAAAAGGTCTATGAACTTTATAACGCCATTGGCTTCAATAAACATGGTAAAACAGAGTTTTATCGTGATTTTCTTAACCATCAAAATACAAGTGATGACCAATACACCCTGGCACCGGGGATCAAAGGCATGGTGATGACTGTTTTTACCTTGCCCTCTTACAATATAGTTTTTAAAATGATCAAAGACAGTTTTGATCCTCCAAAAAACATGACGCGACAGGAAGTCAAGGACAAGTACCGACTGGTATCTCTCCATGATCGGGTCGGTAGGATGGCTGATACCCATGAATTTGAATACTTCAAGTTACCGCTTGACCGCGTTCATCCCGACTTACTAAGAGAACTGAGAAACACGGTCAATTCATTGATTGAAATCAAAGATGATACGCTGATCCTCAAACATCTCTATACAGAGCGGAGACTAACTCCCTTAAATATGTACTTGGAGGATTGCAGTTTGGAAGATGCTAAGATCGTCGTGGAAGAATATGGAAACGCTATATTACAATTGGCCAAAGCCAATATCTTCCCTGGGGACATGATGACAAAGAATTTTGGCGTAACCCGACAGAAAAGGGTCATTTTTTATGATTATGATGAAATTGAATTTTTGACCCAAATGAATTTCAGGGAAAAGCCCAAGCCTAGGACCTTTGAAGAAATCTATGCCGCCAGCCCTTGGTACGAAATTGCCAAAAATGATGTCTTTCCGGAAGACTTTAGACGGTTCATGATTGGTCGAGCAGATGTAAAACCCTATTTTCTCGATTTCCACAAAGATCTATTCGATCCAGCACACTGGAGAAACATCCAAAAACGCATCGAAAACGGAGAGTTTATCCATGCCTTTCCCTATCCTGACTATATGAGATTTAGGCCACATGAACCCGTTTAA